The following proteins come from a genomic window of Paenibacillus swuensis:
- a CDS encoding amino acid ABC transporter permease — MIDLSVLTDNWSSYLEGFRNTIIASLLALIGSFILGVIVAVFRIAPSKVLNTLGAVYVEFFRNIPLLLVVYLFFLGLPALGLTLNGFISGTLGLMIYTSSYIAEAIRAGIRSVPSGQTEAARSSGLTYNQTMRYVVLPQAIKIVIPPISNQFLNLVKNSSILGVVAGLDLMYFGDIVNADTYDAVSSYVFVALFYLLLTFPLSFASRSLERRLAHSG, encoded by the coding sequence ATGATTGATTTAAGTGTGTTGACAGACAATTGGAGCTCCTATCTTGAAGGCTTTCGGAATACGATTATAGCAAGTTTGCTGGCACTGATCGGCAGCTTTATCCTCGGTGTGATTGTTGCCGTATTCCGCATCGCTCCTTCCAAGGTGTTAAACACGTTGGGCGCGGTGTATGTCGAGTTTTTCCGGAACATTCCTCTGTTGCTGGTCGTTTATTTGTTCTTCCTGGGACTGCCGGCGCTGGGATTAACCTTGAACGGATTTATTTCAGGCACATTGGGACTCATGATTTATACGTCATCTTACATTGCGGAAGCGATCCGCGCCGGTATCCGGTCCGTCCCTTCCGGACAGACCGAAGCCGCGCGCTCTTCCGGCTTAACCTACAATCAGACGATGCGGTATGTGGTGCTGCCGCAGGCTATTAAGATCGTTATTCCGCCTATCAGCAATCAGTTTCTAAATCTTGTGAAGAACTCATCGATCTTGGGTGTTGTTGCCGGACTAGACCTGATGTATTTCGGTGACATTGTTAACGCGGACACCTATGATGCGGTGAGCAGCTATGTATTCGTTGCTTTATTCTACTTACTTCTGACCTTCCCGCTCAGCTTCGCTTCGCGAAGTCTTGAGCGCAGGCTGGCACATAGCGGATAG
- a CDS encoding transporter substrate-binding domain-containing protein: MRNGARNRGWIVSLLMVMVLVLLAACGNGNNNGANGGNGNAPEGNGTNGGNGAAESGLVADIKERGKLVAGVKFDTKLFGLKDPGTGNVEGFDIDIAKALAKKLFGDESKLELKEVTSQTRIPMLNNGEIDLIVATMTITEKRKEEVDFSEVYFKAGQSLLVKKGSAIKGLDDVTKDTKVLGVKGATSIKNIEEKVAGLKVQQYQNYQEAFTALKAGQGEVLTTDNAILFGMTQQDPNYELAGDIFTDEPYGMAMKKGETEWVTYVNEFLAELKSSGEYDKIYEKWIGEKPAAE, translated from the coding sequence ATGCGTAACGGAGCTCGTAACAGAGGATGGATTGTCAGTTTGTTAATGGTTATGGTACTTGTATTATTGGCGGCATGCGGCAACGGTAACAATAACGGCGCGAACGGCGGTAACGGAAACGCACCCGAAGGAAACGGCACAAACGGAGGAAACGGTGCTGCGGAAAGCGGCCTTGTTGCGGACATTAAAGAACGCGGCAAGCTGGTAGCGGGTGTGAAATTCGATACGAAACTGTTCGGTTTGAAAGATCCGGGAACAGGCAACGTGGAAGGGTTTGACATCGATATTGCCAAGGCGTTGGCTAAGAAATTATTCGGCGACGAGAGCAAGCTGGAGTTGAAGGAAGTGACTTCCCAAACCCGGATTCCGATGTTAAACAACGGAGAGATTGATCTGATCGTTGCGACTATGACTATTACCGAGAAGCGTAAAGAAGAAGTGGATTTCTCCGAAGTGTACTTTAAAGCCGGTCAATCCCTGCTTGTGAAGAAGGGCAGCGCGATTAAAGGACTTGACGATGTTACGAAAGACACGAAGGTGCTTGGCGTAAAGGGCGCGACTTCCATTAAGAACATTGAAGAGAAGGTAGCCGGACTGAAAGTTCAACAGTATCAGAATTACCAAGAGGCCTTTACGGCGCTAAAAGCCGGTCAAGGTGAAGTGTTGACTACGGACAACGCCATTCTGTTCGGTATGACGCAGCAAGATCCAAACTATGAGTTGGCCGGCGACATCTTTACTGACGAGCCTTACGGTATGGCGATGAAGAAAGGCGAAACCGAATGGGTTACTTACGTTAATGAATTTCTGGCTGAGCTAAAGTCCAGCGGTGAATATGACAAGATTTATGAGAAGTGGATCGGCGAGAAGCCAGCCGCGGAGTAA
- a CDS encoding amino acid ABC transporter ATP-binding protein, which produces MITFRNVHKYFGQFHVLKDIHLQIESGEVVVVIGPSGSGKSTLLRCMNRLESISEGELTVNDVELHAKGTDINQVRQEIGMVFQHFNLYPHMKVIDNITLAPMKVRGVSAKEAKETAMLYLEKVGIPEKADSFPSQLSGGQQQRVAIARGLAMKPKIMLFDEPTSALDPEVIGEVLDVMKTLTREGMTMVVVTHEMGFAKEVANRVIFMDEGRIVEQAKPDAFFARPEEERARLFLSRLLHH; this is translated from the coding sequence TTGATTACTTTTCGTAACGTACATAAGTATTTTGGTCAGTTTCATGTGTTAAAGGACATTCATTTGCAGATTGAATCCGGAGAAGTAGTCGTGGTCATCGGACCCTCAGGTTCAGGCAAGAGCACTTTGTTGCGTTGTATGAATCGTCTGGAATCCATTAGCGAGGGCGAACTCACGGTAAACGATGTGGAGCTTCATGCCAAGGGTACGGATATCAATCAGGTGCGGCAGGAAATCGGGATGGTATTTCAACATTTCAACCTCTACCCGCATATGAAGGTAATCGATAATATCACACTTGCTCCCATGAAGGTTCGGGGGGTCTCCGCCAAGGAAGCGAAAGAAACGGCTATGCTCTATTTAGAAAAGGTGGGCATTCCCGAGAAAGCGGATTCGTTTCCTTCTCAATTGTCCGGTGGTCAACAACAACGGGTAGCCATTGCGCGAGGACTTGCGATGAAGCCGAAGATTATGTTGTTCGACGAGCCGACCTCCGCATTGGACCCTGAAGTCATCGGAGAAGTGCTGGACGTCATGAAGACACTTACGCGAGAAGGCATGACCATGGTTGTCGTGACGCATGAGATGGGCTTCGCCAAAGAAGTGGCTAACCGTGTCATTTTTATGGACGAGGGCCGGATTGTGGAGCAAGCCAAGCCGGATGCGTTCTTTGCCCGGCCGGAAGAGGAACGGGCGCGGCTGTTTCTGAGCCGGTTGCTTCATCATTAA
- a CDS encoding right-handed parallel beta-helix repeat-containing protein: MKTRFTALLVLTILLAAAPAAPIRTTEAAAPGNQVALAVDKGYTLDLKQWNVSNNGEQAKTTTEGINKALVWAGQNGWKKVVLPAGMYLIDRDSRINMVSDMEFELDPKAVIQKETNSMERYETLYIGPGVSNVTLRGGTYRGDKDTHEYKGGGTHESGYGILVEGATNVVIDGVKAENFTGDGICIGAADHYVVSLYPEDFEKGSINHEGKAIDSQIEIRSRILSKTKLKSLNLLNRSALQLARPKNLSVTAMFNLYFYTNTGVLAGKLTQQQFAYSDLIIPPHAAYFRVVFRQAGLKGVQVGVYAQAKSKDIIVRNSEISFNRRQGITVGGADKVLIENNKIHDIAGTAPQSGVDLEGGYFPNSRIRIVRNTFYNNKAYDVILYDGRHAVVDGNTFGSAGAFGLVSTDSFRQALITNNIFKGSNVLMSQEVSFKNNAMEEGWAKFTGPRTVVQNLDMKDSTLTVESNAANGVTLSDIRMVNNRKQDYALVVNGKAVQIKDVTITGPTILRSIAGTGAKGTVFERLTISDYNGYYGLDLPLGMYNRCVFVAGNPDDPDHFDDSNDSGHSGPVANKPGRYEFNKCSFKSHGSGLIIANPETEAVIDQSEFHIESALKKGHAAIYVESANQVWITRNRIQALKLKDPEVALIKLNNYGARGSVSDVSSAIIRGNQIKTNIRAKGISTVDAGIGASSYEISDNVLVKAVLELRAVER, encoded by the coding sequence ATGAAAACAAGGTTCACGGCACTTCTGGTCCTGACCATCCTGCTCGCAGCAGCTCCGGCGGCCCCCATTCGGACAACCGAGGCCGCAGCACCTGGAAATCAAGTGGCGCTGGCGGTGGATAAAGGATACACCTTGGACTTGAAACAATGGAATGTATCCAATAATGGAGAGCAAGCCAAGACCACTACAGAAGGAATCAACAAAGCCTTGGTATGGGCGGGTCAGAACGGCTGGAAGAAGGTTGTGCTGCCTGCCGGAATGTACCTCATTGATAGAGACAGCCGGATCAATATGGTAAGCGATATGGAATTCGAATTGGATCCCAAGGCCGTAATTCAGAAGGAAACGAACAGTATGGAACGCTATGAAACGCTTTACATCGGTCCTGGTGTCAGCAACGTCACTCTCCGGGGCGGAACTTACAGAGGGGATAAGGATACCCATGAGTACAAGGGAGGAGGGACACATGAATCCGGTTACGGGATCCTTGTGGAAGGGGCCACAAATGTCGTCATTGACGGTGTAAAAGCGGAGAATTTCACTGGGGACGGCATCTGTATCGGAGCCGCGGATCATTATGTAGTTTCCCTGTACCCGGAGGATTTCGAGAAAGGAAGTATTAATCATGAGGGAAAAGCTATTGATTCCCAGATTGAAATCCGATCGCGAATTTTGTCAAAAACCAAGTTGAAATCTTTGAATTTATTAAATCGCTCGGCTTTACAATTAGCGAGACCGAAGAATTTAAGTGTCACGGCCATGTTTAATCTGTACTTCTATACGAATACCGGTGTCCTGGCCGGCAAACTTACACAACAGCAATTTGCTTACAGCGATCTAATCATTCCGCCCCATGCGGCTTATTTCCGTGTTGTATTCCGTCAAGCCGGTCTGAAGGGCGTTCAAGTGGGTGTTTACGCTCAGGCGAAATCTAAGGATATTATTGTGCGCAACTCCGAAATATCATTCAATCGCAGGCAGGGAATTACAGTGGGCGGCGCGGATAAGGTACTCATTGAAAACAATAAGATTCATGACATAGCCGGCACGGCCCCCCAATCGGGCGTTGATTTAGAAGGCGGCTATTTCCCCAACAGCCGGATTCGTATTGTCCGTAATACGTTCTATAACAATAAAGCGTATGATGTCATTCTTTATGACGGCAGGCATGCTGTTGTGGACGGGAATACCTTTGGCTCCGCAGGAGCGTTTGGCTTGGTTTCCACGGACTCCTTTCGACAGGCTTTGATTACAAATAATATATTCAAGGGTTCAAACGTGCTGATGAGTCAGGAGGTCAGCTTCAAGAATAATGCGATGGAAGAGGGTTGGGCGAAGTTTACAGGTCCTCGAACCGTCGTACAGAACCTGGATATGAAGGACTCGACCCTTACCGTTGAAAGTAATGCGGCAAACGGCGTCACCTTATCCGACATTCGGATGGTCAATAACCGAAAGCAGGATTATGCTCTCGTAGTCAATGGCAAGGCAGTTCAGATCAAGGATGTGACCATTACCGGGCCTACAATATTGAGAAGTATTGCTGGAACAGGCGCGAAGGGAACTGTATTTGAACGATTAACCATATCGGATTATAACGGATATTATGGTCTGGATTTGCCGTTAGGCATGTACAATCGTTGTGTATTCGTGGCCGGAAATCCCGATGACCCCGATCACTTCGATGACTCCAATGACTCCGGGCATTCGGGACCCGTGGCTAACAAGCCAGGGAGATACGAATTTAACAAGTGCTCCTTTAAGTCGCACGGAAGCGGGTTGATTATTGCCAATCCGGAAACGGAAGCTGTCATCGACCAGTCCGAATTCCATATTGAGAGTGCGCTTAAGAAGGGACACGCCGCAATCTATGTTGAATCGGCTAATCAAGTTTGGATTACCCGTAACCGTATTCAAGCACTGAAGTTAAAAGATCCCGAAGTTGCGCTGATTAAGTTAAACAACTATGGAGCGCGAGGCTCAGTTTCGGATGTGTCTTCTGCGATCATTCGGGGGAATCAAATCAAGACCAACATCAGAGCTAAGGGGATTTCCACGGTGGACGCCGGGATCGGGGCATCATCATATGAAATCTCGGACAATGTTCTGGTAAAGGCTGTTCTGGAGTTAAGAGCTGTGGAACGTTGA
- a CDS encoding UDP-glucose dehydrogenase family protein has translation MNIAVIGTGYVGLVTGVCLSELGHRVICIDQNPDKISILRDGISPIYEPGLEPLMIDNMDAGRLDFTTSMEEGLSSAEIIYITVGTPPREDGSADLSHISQVADEIAAHLQKEAVIVIKSTVPVGTNEYVKNRIEGMLANPVRIRMVSNPEFLREGSAVQDTFHGDRIIIGTEDEESASIMEKLYSHLQIPVYTTDIRSSEMIKYASNAFLATKISFMNEISNVCEKLGADVESVAIGMGLDKRIGNQFLKAGIGYGGSCFPKDTKALMQIAGNVHYDFKLLKSVIEVNADQQTILIGKALERFGTVRGKRIALLGLAFKPNTDDMREAPSIAIARHLINLGAEVIGYDPVANGHAEHVLPVQVRYAETLQEALWQADVGFILTEWAEICALDLHQVSLWMREAVLFDGRNCFSLGQAAAAGVEYHSIGRKSVAKERLFV, from the coding sequence ATGAATATAGCGGTTATCGGTACAGGTTACGTTGGCTTGGTGACGGGCGTTTGTTTATCCGAGTTAGGTCACCGGGTCATTTGCATCGATCAGAATCCGGATAAGATCTCGATTCTCAGGGACGGTATTTCCCCCATTTATGAACCCGGACTGGAACCGCTAATGATTGACAATATGGATGCCGGGAGACTTGATTTCACGACTAGCATGGAAGAAGGACTCTCAAGCGCGGAGATCATCTATATTACCGTCGGAACCCCTCCGAGAGAGGACGGTTCAGCTGATTTATCCCACATCAGTCAGGTGGCGGATGAGATCGCCGCTCATTTGCAGAAGGAAGCGGTTATCGTAATTAAAAGCACAGTCCCGGTGGGTACCAATGAATATGTCAAAAACAGAATAGAGGGCATGCTCGCAAATCCTGTTCGCATTCGCATGGTATCCAATCCGGAGTTTCTCAGAGAAGGTTCAGCCGTGCAGGATACCTTTCATGGCGACCGTATTATCATCGGTACAGAGGATGAAGAAAGCGCGAGCATCATGGAGAAACTTTACAGCCACCTTCAAATTCCTGTTTATACGACTGACATTCGCTCCTCCGAAATGATTAAATATGCCTCGAATGCCTTTCTGGCGACAAAAATCAGTTTCATGAACGAAATATCGAATGTTTGCGAAAAACTCGGTGCGGACGTGGAAAGTGTCGCGATCGGCATGGGATTGGATAAGCGCATCGGAAATCAGTTTCTCAAGGCGGGGATCGGCTACGGCGGTTCCTGTTTTCCTAAAGATACGAAGGCGTTAATGCAAATCGCGGGCAACGTTCACTATGATTTTAAGTTGTTGAAATCGGTCATTGAAGTGAATGCGGATCAGCAAACCATCTTGATCGGCAAAGCGCTGGAACGGTTCGGAACCGTCAGGGGCAAGCGAATTGCTTTGCTGGGACTGGCATTTAAACCGAATACGGATGACATGCGGGAAGCTCCTTCCATTGCGATCGCCCGTCACCTGATTAATTTGGGGGCTGAAGTCATCGGATATGACCCTGTGGCTAACGGTCACGCGGAGCATGTCTTACCGGTTCAGGTAAGGTATGCCGAGACGTTGCAGGAAGCTTTGTGGCAAGCGGATGTCGGCTTTATTTTGACAGAATGGGCCGAGATCTGTGCTTTGGATTTGCATCAGGTCAGCTTGTGGATGAGGGAAGCCGTGTTGTTCGACGGGCGAAACTGTTTTTCGCTTGGACAAGCGGCAGCCGCGGGTGTGGAGTATCATTCCATTGGACGAAAGAGTGTGGCGAAGGAAAGGTTGTTCGTTTAG
- a CDS encoding DegT/DnrJ/EryC1/StrS family aminotransferase, with protein MLDHTVPSRIYLSAPHMSGNEQVYIEEAFRTNWVAPLGPNLDAFEQECAAHVGARGAVALSSGTAALHIALSLLEIGSGDRVFCSALTFVASANPIVYTGAEPVFIDSEPQTWNMSPDALQDAFSAAEAEGRLPKAVVVVHLYGQSARMDEIMEICNRYEVPVIEDAAESLGSSYKGRASGTMGAFGFYSFNGNKIITTSGGGMLVSDNLRALEKARFLAQQSRDPALHYQHSQLGYNYRMSNILAGIGRAQLQVLEERVIARRQVYERYRLLLEDIQGLHWMPELKQTATNRWLTALTVDPSKTGLTPTSIIAALTEANVESRPVWKPLHLQPLFRGCRFHAHRPNYSVSEELFRTGLCLPSGSNLTLDDQIRVTDRIRSLVTQEFSIELA; from the coding sequence ATGTTGGATCATACGGTACCGTCAAGGATCTATTTATCTGCTCCGCATATGAGCGGGAACGAACAAGTGTACATAGAAGAAGCTTTCCGCACCAATTGGGTAGCACCGTTAGGTCCTAACCTGGATGCGTTCGAGCAGGAATGCGCCGCACATGTGGGCGCAAGGGGAGCGGTCGCGCTAAGCTCCGGTACGGCCGCGCTGCATATCGCCCTGAGCTTACTTGAAATCGGCAGCGGTGACCGTGTGTTCTGCTCTGCTTTAACGTTCGTGGCCAGCGCCAATCCTATCGTTTACACCGGCGCGGAGCCGGTATTTATTGATTCCGAACCGCAAACCTGGAACATGTCTCCGGATGCTCTGCAGGACGCATTCTCTGCGGCCGAGGCCGAAGGCCGGCTCCCGAAAGCGGTTGTTGTCGTGCATTTGTACGGTCAATCGGCCCGAATGGATGAGATTATGGAAATCTGCAACCGTTATGAGGTTCCGGTTATAGAGGACGCCGCGGAATCCCTCGGTTCGAGTTATAAAGGGAGAGCGAGCGGGACCATGGGCGCGTTCGGGTTTTATTCATTTAACGGAAACAAAATCATAACGACCTCGGGAGGCGGTATGCTCGTCTCGGATAATTTGAGAGCCCTGGAGAAGGCCCGGTTTCTGGCACAGCAATCTCGCGATCCGGCACTTCACTACCAGCATAGCCAACTCGGCTACAATTACCGGATGAGCAACATTCTGGCGGGAATCGGCCGAGCTCAGCTGCAGGTCCTGGAAGAACGAGTGATAGCCCGAAGGCAAGTGTATGAGCGATACCGTCTGCTTCTGGAAGACATACAAGGTTTGCACTGGATGCCCGAACTGAAGCAGACCGCGACGAACCGCTGGTTAACGGCTTTAACTGTGGATCCCTCAAAAACCGGTTTGACCCCGACTTCCATCATTGCAGCATTAACGGAAGCGAACGTGGAATCAAGGCCGGTTTGGAAGCCCCTTCATCTCCAGCCGCTGTTTCGCGGTTGCCGTTTCCATGCGCACCGGCCGAATTACAGCGTATCTGAAGAACTGTTTCGGACAGGATTATGCCTGCCATCGGGATCGAATTTAACTCTTGATGACCAGATCAGAGTTACAGACCGCATCCGGTCTTTAGTTACCCAAGAGTTTAGTATTGAGCTGGCATAG
- a CDS encoding sugar transferase, whose protein sequence is MIKRGLDVVFAAVGLLVLWPLLLISAILIRRHMGSPILFRQVRPGLHGKGFTMYKFRTMRDELDGDGMPLSDYLRLTHLGKVLRRTSIDELPQLVNILKGDMSFIGPRPLLEKYLPYYNERERQRHHVRPGLTGLAQVSGRNLLNWNDRLELDVQYVERQSLLLDARILMLTVRNVLLKDEVIVDPRSVMSDLDKERLYKVHS, encoded by the coding sequence TTGATCAAGAGAGGTTTGGATGTAGTGTTTGCGGCGGTCGGTCTGCTCGTGTTATGGCCATTGCTTCTCATTTCAGCCATATTGATCCGCCGCCATATGGGCAGCCCGATATTGTTCAGACAGGTACGCCCGGGATTACACGGCAAAGGGTTCACCATGTATAAGTTCCGCACGATGCGGGACGAGTTGGACGGGGACGGCATGCCGCTTTCAGATTACTTAAGATTAACCCATCTCGGAAAGGTACTGCGGAGAACCAGCATTGACGAACTGCCCCAATTGGTGAACATTCTGAAAGGGGATATGAGCTTCATCGGACCGCGGCCGCTCCTGGAGAAATATTTGCCTTATTATAATGAGCGCGAACGTCAAAGGCATCACGTCCGACCCGGGTTGACCGGACTTGCCCAGGTTTCGGGCAGGAACTTGCTGAACTGGAACGACAGACTGGAGCTGGATGTTCAGTATGTGGAAAGGCAGTCTCTTCTGTTGGATGCGCGAATTCTCATGCTGACGGTTCGAAACGTGCTGTTGAAGGATGAAGTCATCGTGGATCCAAGATCGGTGATGTCGGATTTGGACAAGGAACGCCTTTATAAAGTTCATTCTTAA
- a CDS encoding glucosamine inositolphosphorylceramide transferase family protein yields MFVFVLISAIAVLVLVTVIRITTPVWSIKIFRSAGPIFDEPDSSDLLTPTIQAKHVTDVKAVFVADPFLLRHGGRFYLFYEVLNQATGKGEIAYSVSDDGNKWKYGQVILRENFHLSYPQVFLLDGCIYMLPETVEASRVILFKAARFPDLWEEAGDLLKGRYTDPSVFTHEGKWWMYAGAKGKQLHLFGADQLTGPWTEHPASPVVKDNTTISRPAGRVLADGESIYRYTQDGQPFYGSSTRIIRVHTLTETVYREEEASLVLHGSRNPRDWRKDGMHHIDQLQLDEGDWMIAVDGHYYAKRNYVLWRLQRLTGSFQRTQPRRNLWEKENAL; encoded by the coding sequence ATGTTCGTCTTCGTGTTGATCTCGGCCATAGCGGTGCTGGTCTTGGTAACAGTCATAAGAATCACGACACCTGTCTGGTCAATTAAGATCTTTCGTTCAGCCGGGCCCATATTCGATGAACCGGACAGCAGCGACCTGCTTACCCCTACGATTCAGGCCAAACACGTTACCGATGTGAAAGCGGTCTTTGTGGCGGATCCGTTTCTTTTAAGGCATGGGGGGCGGTTCTACCTGTTTTACGAGGTGCTGAACCAAGCAACCGGCAAAGGTGAAATCGCGTACTCTGTAAGCGACGACGGAAACAAGTGGAAGTATGGTCAGGTTATCCTTCGGGAGAACTTTCATCTATCTTATCCGCAAGTGTTTCTATTGGACGGCTGCATATACATGCTTCCCGAAACTGTGGAGGCCTCCCGCGTAATCTTATTTAAAGCCGCCCGCTTTCCTGATCTCTGGGAGGAGGCGGGTGATTTACTTAAGGGCAGGTACACCGATCCCAGTGTCTTTACCCATGAAGGAAAATGGTGGATGTACGCGGGAGCCAAGGGGAAACAACTGCATTTGTTCGGTGCGGATCAGTTGACGGGTCCTTGGACGGAACATCCGGCAAGTCCTGTGGTTAAGGACAATACCACCATCAGCAGACCTGCGGGGAGGGTTCTGGCGGATGGTGAAAGCATCTACAGATATACGCAAGACGGTCAGCCATTCTACGGAAGCTCAACCCGCATTATTCGCGTCCATACGTTGACGGAAACCGTTTATCGGGAGGAAGAGGCGAGTCTGGTTCTGCACGGATCCCGAAATCCCCGGGATTGGCGTAAGGACGGGATGCACCATATTGATCAGTTACAGCTCGACGAGGGAGATTGGATGATCGCGGTGGACGGACATTATTACGCCAAACGGAATTATGTGCTCTGGAGGCTTCAACGACTGACCGGCAGCTTTCAAAGGACTCAGCCGCGCCGAAACTTGTGGGAGAAGGAGAATGCGCTTTGA
- a CDS encoding oligosaccharide flippase family protein yields the protein MATSDIKKGILTSYGTFTVDILAGILFTPFLIRSLGQSEYGVFSLMGAFIASLAILDFGFGNAITRYVAQYRTEKRKEQESNFIAMCLVLYGFIACISFVVGGVFYFFLDQVYGSGLTAEELRIAKAIYLMLLGNITVSFFIGAFNAYIQAYEKFSMLNGITIVRLLLRISLLSLLLSWGFKSITVAAIDTVLNVATGFVYVLYARSKLDMRIKLSQWDSKLLREVTRYSFIVFIGSIADLMFWRIGLLVLGAVSGAKAVAVYAVGITLISYFQYISGVINGKLFPRVTQMVVEGADSRALTVFSSRVGRVQLMLLGCILMGFQLYGQQFIHLWIGPEYALSWWIGMILMGVMLVQALQYPCVMMLRAKKMDGTRTMYQLILMVVGAVLGVLLVDAYGVIGMTAGLALAIVALNWIVVNVHYASRLGYDLVFFVMQLSKLLPSMAAAYAAGFLIHLIPGIGWGAFCMKCILFAASYAALVWYWGANASEKAIISQIRQSLRPARAIPEQA from the coding sequence ATGGCAACATCGGATATAAAAAAAGGAATTTTGACCTCGTACGGCACCTTTACGGTTGATATCCTGGCCGGAATTCTGTTTACCCCCTTTCTGATTCGTTCTTTGGGGCAATCGGAATACGGCGTGTTTTCCCTGATGGGGGCCTTTATCGCCAGTCTGGCGATCCTGGACTTTGGTTTCGGGAATGCCATAACCCGTTACGTCGCTCAATACAGAACGGAGAAACGCAAGGAGCAAGAATCCAATTTCATCGCCATGTGTCTGGTGCTCTACGGCTTCATTGCGTGTATCTCGTTCGTGGTCGGCGGTGTGTTCTATTTCTTTCTCGATCAAGTATACGGGAGCGGGCTCACTGCGGAGGAGTTGCGTATTGCCAAAGCAATCTACTTGATGTTGTTGGGAAACATCACAGTGTCCTTCTTTATTGGAGCCTTTAACGCGTACATTCAAGCATATGAGAAATTCTCGATGCTGAACGGGATTACGATAGTTCGATTACTGCTTCGAATATCGCTCTTGTCGTTGTTGCTCTCCTGGGGGTTTAAATCCATTACGGTGGCCGCGATAGACACCGTTCTAAATGTAGCGACCGGGTTTGTGTATGTTCTTTACGCCAGATCAAAGCTAGACATGAGGATTAAACTTTCACAATGGGATTCTAAACTGTTACGAGAAGTTACCCGTTATTCGTTCATCGTATTTATCGGCAGTATCGCGGATCTGATGTTCTGGCGAATCGGATTGCTGGTTCTGGGGGCGGTTTCCGGTGCTAAAGCGGTTGCTGTTTATGCCGTCGGCATTACCTTAATCAGCTATTTTCAATATATTTCCGGCGTCATAAACGGCAAGCTGTTTCCTCGTGTCACTCAAATGGTCGTTGAAGGCGCTGACAGCCGGGCACTGACCGTGTTCAGCAGCAGAGTCGGGCGAGTTCAGTTGATGTTGTTAGGCTGCATCCTTATGGGCTTCCAATTGTACGGACAACAATTCATTCATCTCTGGATTGGTCCGGAGTATGCGCTCTCGTGGTGGATCGGCATGATTCTCATGGGGGTGATGCTCGTTCAAGCGCTCCAATATCCTTGTGTGATGATGCTGCGGGCGAAGAAGATGGACGGAACACGCACGATGTATCAGCTTATTCTTATGGTTGTAGGGGCTGTGCTGGGCGTACTTCTGGTTGATGCATACGGTGTAATCGGCATGACAGCGGGTCTGGCCTTGGCAATCGTTGCGCTGAACTGGATTGTAGTTAATGTTCATTATGCTTCAAGGCTAGGTTATGACCTGGTCTTCTTTGTCATGCAACTCTCGAAGCTGCTGCCTTCGATGGCTGCAGCTTACGCGGCAGGCTTTCTGATTCATCTCATCCCGGGCATAGGCTGGGGAGCTTTTTGCATGAAATGTATTTTATTCGCCGCGAGTTACGCTGCTCTTGTCTGGTATTGGGGCGCCAATGCTTCCGAGAAAGCGATTATCAGCCAAATAAGACAAAGCCTGAGACCTGCGCGCGCGATTCCGGAACAGGCTTAA